CCCGATGGCGGGCCGCGTGATCATGAGAAAACTGACGGACTATGATCTTCTGCTTTATGCTGGCCCGGATTTTTTTACCGATCAAACGTCGCCAACATGCCGCGAAGACCTCAAGGAATTTCCTTTTATCGGCTACATTGACGAGTTGCTTTACACACCTGAATTAGACTTCAACAGGGGCATTCTTTCTGACCTCAATGTCGTCTACCGTGCAGCAACCGTTAAGGCGCAATTCGACGCCGTGCGGAACAACGCAGGTCTGGGTGTGCTTCCTTGCTTTATGGCGCGAGATACTGATCTTGTCCCGATTTTGCCCGATGAGATCAATTTCACACGTACATATTGGCTACTTTATCCTGAGGAATACCGGCTATTGCCCCAAATTCAGGCGGTCAGCAGATTCATCCACAAACGGACAAACGATATGGGTGCAGTTTTCCGGTCCCAGTGAGCAATGATGCACACCCGCGCCATTTGAGAGCGCAGACGAGTTTTGTGAACCCTAAATAGTTGCCTGCCAACTCATCGTAATGTGCCGCGCACCCACGGAAGTGTTTGATCTTACTGAAGCGACCGCTCAACTGCCTTGCGGTCCTGGTAAAGAACCGCATCAGCTGCATCCAAAGGGCCAAAGGCATGCCAAAACCTGCAACTAGGGCCAAATTGCATATCGAGTTCTCATAGGTGAACCGAGACCGCTCGTCCCCCAAAAGCTCAGCCGCTCTGAACGGAGACATCAACCGAATTTTTCCAAAGCGCACATGCCCTTGGGAAAATGTGATTAGAAGTGGTGAGCCCGTCCGGGTTCGAACCGGAGACCTACTGATTAAAAGTCAGTTGCTCTACCAACTGAGCTACAGGCCCACTAGGCGCTGTACTTAGAAAGGAGCGGCGGGGGGGTCAAGCCCATAAAGCGCGAAATTTCGGGCACCTGCTGGATTAGTTTCGCAGGCAGCGTTATATGCGCGATATGTATAGTGATTTCACCAACGGTTTGCCCTTCATGAAGATGCACGGGCTGGGAAACGACTTTGTTGTCGTGGACTTGCGCGGGCACGACTCGCCAATGACGGCAGATTTGGCCAAACGAATCGGGCATCGGCAATTTGGCGTCGGATTCGATCAGCTTGCCCTGATCTCAGACGGGGCTGGTGACGCACATCTTACTTTTTATAATTCTGACGGCTCTCAGGCAGCGGCATGCGGCAATGCAACCCGATGTATCGCACGGTTCCTGATGGACGAATCCGGCAAGACGGCCTTGCGCCTGACAACAGAGCGGGGCGAGCTTGCCGCACGTGATATGGGCGCAGGCATAACATCGGTAAACATGGGGCATCCGCTGCTGGAATGGCAAGACATCCCTCTGGCGCGCGCCATGGATACGCTTGAGCTGCCAATTGACGGTGCTCCCACGGCCACTGGCATGGGCAATCCCCATTGCACGTTCTTTGTCGAAGACGCAGATGCTGTTGATCTGACCACCTTCGGTCCGGGTATTGAAAACCATCCGCTGTTCCCGCAGCGCACCAATGTTCAGGTTGCCCAGATCATCGGGCCCGACCACATTCGCATGCGGGTCTGGGAGCGGGGCGTGGGCGTCACATTGGCGTCCGGCTCCTCCTCCTGCGCCACAGCGGTTGCAGCCACTCGCAAGGGGCTTACTGGGCGCACTGTGCGCATTGATCTGGATGGCGGCACCCTGACCGTTGACTGGCGCGAGGATGGTGTCTGGATGACCGGTCCAACGGCCCATGTTTTCAGCGGCACGCTCACCCCTGCCTTTTTGAGAACACCCCTATGACCGCCCCCGTATTCTCTAACCACGGCTGCCGGCTGAACGCCTATGAGGTTGAGGCGATGAAGGACCTTGCCGATCAGGCGGGGCTGGAAAACGCCGTGATCGTCAACACCTGTGCTGTGACATCAGAGGCCGTGCGCAAAGCCCGGCAGGACATTCGAAAACTGCGCAAGACACACCCCGATGCCCGGCTGATCGTCACCGGCTGCGCCGCCCAGACGGAACCGGACACATTCGCGAATATGGATGAGGTCGACGCCGTTATCGGCAATACGGAAAAGATGCTGGGTGCCACATGGCAAGGATTGGCCGCTGATTTCATTGGGGAAACCGAAACAGTTCAGGTTGACGACATCATGTCAGTCACCGAAACCGCCGGACATCTGATTGATGGGTTCGGCACCCGCAGCCGCGCCTATGTGCAGGTCCAGAACGGCTGCGATCACCGCTGTACCTTTTGCATCATCCCTTATGGTCGCGGTAATTCACGATCCGTGCCCGCAGGCGTGGTTGTCGATCAGATCAAACGTCTGGTGGACAAAGGCTTTAACGAAGTGGTGCTGACCGGTGTTGATCTGACCTCTTGGGGCGCTGACCTGCCCGCGACCCCGCGTCTGGGTGACCTTGTGATGCGTATTTTGCGGCTGGTGCCAGACCTGCCGCGCCTCAGAATCAGCTCGATCGACAGTATCGAGGTTGATGACAATCTGATGGCTGCCATTGCCACGGAGCCGCGGTTGATGCCGCATCTACATCTGTCGTTGCAGCATGGTGATGACATGATTCTGAAACGCATGAAACGCCGCCATTTGCGCGACGATGCCATTGCCTTCTGTACCGAAGCCCGCAAGTTGCGGCCCCATATGACCTTTGGTGCCGATATCATCGCCGGCTTTCCGACAGAAACGGACGCGATGTTTGAAAATGCTCTCGCGCTGGTCGAGGACTGCGACCTGACCTGGTTGCATGTCTTTCCCTATTCCGCCCGTCCGGGCACCCCCGCGGCACGCATGCCCGCTGTAAACGGCAAGGTGATCAAAGCGCGCGCTGCACGGTTGCGGGCGGCAGGCGAGGCGCAGGTGCGCCGCCACCTGAAGGCCCAGGTTGGGCGCAGTCATCATGTTCTGATGGAAAATGCGACCATGGGCCGGACAGAGCAGTTCACAGAGGTGCATTTTGAGACGGCCCAAAGCGAGGGCCAGATCGTGACAGCAACCATTCGCGACACGGCTGAAAACCACCTGATCGCCTGATCACGGGCAAGCGGAAACTTTCAAAGTTTACGTCCGTTTTCTTTTAAAGAAAACGCCCACCCTCGCGACCGTCATCACAAAGAAAAACCCCCGCAGCATGGCCACGGGGGTTTTCCTGAACTTGAAAGGTGCGCTTACACCTCGTCTTTGTATTTCCGCTTAACCGGCGCCCAGAGGCGCTTGTTGGTCAGGTACAACAGGACCGACAGCAAGGTCAAAAAGATCACACCGGCAAAACCGGCTTGCTTGCGAGCCATCATCTTGGGTTCGGCGGTCCACATCAAAAAGGCGGAAACATCCGCTGACAGATGGTGCAGATCGGCGTCATGGCCGTCTACAAACTCTACCGAATCGTCACCCAATGGTGGGGCCATCGCGATCCAGCCGCCTGGAAAAGCGGTGTTTTCGTAAAAGGTTACACCGGCTTGCTCTTTCTCCTCACCGGTATAGCCTGTCAGAAGCGATGCGATATATTCCGGTCCACCAATCCCTTTGAAGAACTGGTTGATGCCCAGACCGTAAGGCCCGTGGAAACCTGCACGTTTCTTCGCCATCAGCGACAGATCCGGCGCATTTTCCAAAGCAGAATCCGGGAAGTGATCCGTTGGCAATGCTTCACGGAAATCTTCCAGATCATCGTCATAGACTTCGAACTGCTTGGCATATTCGATGACCTGCTCTTCGGGCAGTGTCGGGCCATTCTCATCACCCAGGGTGCGGATCGGCACGAACTTCAGTCCGTGACAGGCGGCGCAGACCTCTGTGTAGACCTGCAAACCGCGCTGAAGCTGGTTCACATCATAAGATCCAAACGGCCCTTCAAAAGAAAAGTCGAAGTCTTCGATATGCTGGTCACCACCACCCGCAGCCATCGCACCAAAGGTGCTCAGGCCCAGGGCAGCAATCGCAGAGACGGTTAGTTTCTTGATCATGCTCATCTCAATCACTCCGCCGGCTTTACAGTGGTGTTGGCACCACCGTTCTGTTTCGCATAACTCGCCTTCACGGCGTCTTCAATGGTCGCAGGTTGCGCCAGAGGTTTCTCGATCACACCCAGCAGCGGCAGGATCACCAGGAAGTAGGCGAACCAATAGGCCGACGCGATCAATGAGAAACTCGCATAGGGTTCTTCCGCAGGCATCGCACCCAGCCACATCAGGGCAAAGAAGTCGATCACCAGCAGGGCAAACCACCATTTGAACATCGGGCGATAGCGGCCAGACCGTACATTCGATGTATCCAACCATGGCACCAGCGCCATCACGGCAATCGCACCAAACATCGCCAGCACCCCAAAGAACTTGGCGTCGATGATACCACCGGTCACAAAGGACGCGATTTGTACAACCCAGACTTCAGAAGTGAAGGCACGCAAAATTGCGTAGAACGGCAAGAAGTACCATTCGGGAACGATGTGGGCCGGCGTCGCCAGCGCGTTTGCTTCGATGTAGTTGTCAGGGTGACCAAGGTAGTTCGGCATAAAGCCGACAACTGCAAAAAACACGACAAGGATCACGGCCAGTGCAAACAGGTCCTTGATCACAAAGTAGGGCCAGAACGGCAGCGTGTCTTTCTCGGCTTCCTCTTTTGAGCCACGGCGCACTTCAACACCCGATGGGTTGTTGTTGCCGGTAGAGTGGAACGCCCAGATATGCACGATCACCAGACCTGCAATCACAAACGGCAGCAGGTAATGCAGGCTGAAGAAACGGTTCAGCGTGGCATTGTCTACCGCAGGTCCGCCCAGCAGGAAGGTCTGCAAACCCTCACCGATGAACGGGATCGCACCGAACAGGCCGGTAATAACTGTTGCACCCCAGAATGACATTTGACCCCAAGGCAGAACATAACCAAGGAAGCCAGTCGCCATCATCAGCAGGTAGATCAGCATGCCGACAATCCACGTCACTTCGCGTGGTGCCTTGTAGGAACCATAGTAAAGGCCGCGGAAGATGTGGGCGTAAACCGCAATAAAGAACAGCGATGCGCCGTTGGCGTGCATGTAGCGCAGCATATGCCCGCCATTCACGTTGCGCATGATGTGCTCAACAGAGGAGAACGCCAGATCAACATGCGGTGTGTAATGCATCGCCAGCACAATGCCGGTGACGATCTGCAGCACCAGACAGAAGGCCAGTACAATGCCCCAGATCCACATCCAGTTCAGGTTCTTGGGTGTGGGGATCATCAATGTGTCGTACACGAGGCCAATAACCGGCAAACGGCTGTTCAGCCACTTTTCGCCTTTGGTCTTTGGCTCGTAATGGTCGTGAGGAATTCCGGACATCTTTTGCTCCCTTAACCCAGTTTAATCGTGGTGTCGTTCACGAAAGCAGCCACAGGCACCGGCAGGTTTGTCGGTGCGGGCCCTTTGCGGATACGGCCCGCGGTGTCGTAATGCGAACCGTGGCAGGGGCAGAACCAACCACCAAAATCACCGGCATCGCCCAAAGGCACACAGCCAAGATGCGTACAAACGCCCATCATCACCAGCCATTCGCCCGCTTCATCCAGCGTGCGGTTGACGTCATCCGCAGTTGCGCCGGCCGGCAGGTTGCCGTTTTCCGCGCCCTGATCCGGCAGTTCGGACAATTCAACCGCACGGGCGGCTTCGATTTCTTCTGCCGTACGGCGGCGAATGAACACCGGCTTGCCCAACCATTTGACCGTCAGCTGCGAACCGGGCTCCAGATCACCCACATCGACGCGAATCGATGACAGGGCCAGAACATCGGCCGAGGGGTTCATCTGATTGGCCAGTGGCCAAACTGCGGCACCTACGGCGACAGCGCCTGTACCGGCTGTTGCATAATACAGGAAATCCCTGCGTGTGCCTTCGTGGTCTTCTGCGTTGGACACGTCTTTTCTCCAATCTTACGGGCCCCAAAAGGACCACCAGCAATGAAGGCGACGCACGGGACGTCACCTGATTTGGTTCGGTATCTAGCCCGCAGACCCCCGTGCGTCTAGATGCCAATCACGCGCAAAGGGTCGCAGGAGGGGGTTAAGATCATGAAAACTGAGCCCATTTGCACTGCTCAGGCCGCTGGCGGGCGTGTTGCCTGCATGGAAGGGCGCGAATCAAACTGCGCATACCATGCCGCCAAAGCGTCATTTCCAGTGCGCCAGCCGCGCGCATCATGGCGAAAATCCACATAACCCAAGGCGCAGGCCACCGCGATTTGCCCCATATCCAGTGGCCCGGCCAAATGGCTCATCCAGCGGGTGTTCAGGGCGGCACAGGCCCGTGCGACCTTGCCCCACTGACCATCAACCCATGCGTCCATCCGCTTGTCCTCGGGGCGCATCCGCCACTCATAGGCCATCAGCAGGGCTGCATCCAGAATACCATCTGCGGTCGCCTCAAGCGTCAGGATATCCCAATGCCGCGCACCGCTGCCATATAGCGACCCTTTGGCGCGGTCGTTCAGATACGCGCAAATCACCCTGCTGTCATAAAGCGCCGGCCCTTCCGCACGTTCCAGCGCAGGCACCTTGCCCAGCGGGTTGCTGGACAGCAAATTCTGATCAGGTTCCAGCGGCGTGGTGGTGCGCGTCTCAAGCGCCACATCCGCCAGCTGGCCGGTTTCGTGCAACAAAACCATAATCTTGCGCACATAAGGAGACGTTGGGGAATAAGCGAGTTTCATGGGCTGGCTCCTGCTTGGGTCAGACAAAGTATCACTGGAACGTGGCAAAGGTGCAATCGCTGGATTTCATTTGTCGCCCTGCACCTCGCCGTTCCCGGCACCGCGCATCAGCGCCGACAGGATATCCGTCTCGGCCCCGAAACCGCTGGACCGAACCTGATCCGCCGCCGCAAGGCGCACCGCATCCGGCTTGTTCTGACTTAGCTTCCATGTGCCATCCATGCCTGTGACTGTCATCTGGCACGGCACAATCATCCGCATCATCTTTTCCATCACACCATCCGACATCTTTGCAGTTTTCCAAGGTGGTTTGGGCAACAGTCTTTCTTCATAGGCCGCCGACTGTCGGTCCAGCAAATCCTGCAATTCCTCTTGTGGACGCAGCGCCAGCGTGCCGGTCAGATGCACCGCCACATAATTCCATGTCGGCACCTGGTCGGGCACACCGTACCAATCGGGCGAAATATAGCTGTCGCCCCCCACAATCGCGATGCGTGCGGCCAGCGGTTCCTTCAACGCCCGCGCAATCGGGTTGGATCGGACAAGGTGCAATTCGGCAACCGTGCCCTCTGCATTGATCAAAAACGGCACATGGCTGATCAACGGGCCATCCGCGCCATTCACCGCCAGAACGCCAAAACCACGTTCGCGGGCAAATCCAAGGTTTCGCGCAAAATCGGCGTCGTGATAAATTGGGTTGGGATGCATGGATCAACCTTTCTGACGGTACGTTCTGCCTTGCACAGAGCATTTTCTGACGGCAATGTGCAAGAATTCTCAGGGCGGGGTGCAATTCCCCACCGGCGGTAGGTGGGTACACCCACAAGCCCGCGAGCGGCCTTTCACGAGGTGTCAGCAGATCTGGTCAAATTCCAGAGCCGACGGTCATAGTCCGGATGAAAGAGAATGCGTGTTTATGCCCGGCTTGCCGTGTGTCGATACGTGATCGCCTTGGGTGGACGTGTCTGAACCTAAAGGAGAACGCATCATGACACATGGCCTTCACGCCCCCGCCCGTTTCGCATTCATCAAAGCACAGTGGCACGCCGATATCGTCGACCGCAGTCTGGATGGGTTTACCGAAACGATTCCCCTTAGCCAGATTGAAACCTTCGATGTGCCCGGTGCCTTCGAAATGCCCCTGATGGCGCAAAAGCTGGCGCTGACCGGGAAATATGACGCGGTCATCTGCGCTGCCTTTGTCGTCGATGGCGGTATTTACCGGCATGATTTTGTTGCCAGCGCCGTGGTTGACGGGTTGATGCGCGTGGGTCTTGATACCGGCGTGCCGGTGCTGTCGGTCTCCCTCACCCCGCACCAGTATCAGGAAACAGACCATCACAATGCGATCTATCGTGCGCATTTTGTCACCAAAGGCCGCGAAGCTGCATCAGCCGCACTTGCGATTCTCGAGGCGCATGACACCGTCGCAGCCTGAAGCGCTTTCTCTTAAAGAAAGCCTGCCGACGTTTTCAAAACCCGTGCGCGCCTAACCAAGGTACGCGCGTAACTCCGGCGGCGGATTCTCCATCAGTTCCACCGCCGGTTTCGGGGCCTCTGCCTGCCCCGCACTGACAAATACCACCTCATCCGCAATCCGACGCACATCTTCGGGCGCATGGGTCACCATGATCAACCCCGCCCCGGTTTCCGCCACCAGATCCTGCACCAGATCCAACATTTCGTTGCGCAAGGCCGGTCCCAATGCCGCAAAGGGTTCGTCCAGCAGTACCCAAGGCCGCGCTTGCACCAGCACCCGCGCCAGCGCTGCACGGCTTTGTTGCCCGCCAGAGAGCGCGCCGGGTTTCTTATCCGCTTGATCTGCCAGCCCAACACGCGTCAGGGCCTGCGCCACCCGCGTCTGCCCCTGTGCGTTCAACCGCAAATCCGGCCTGATCCCCAAACCAACATTCTGCGTCACAGTCAGATGCGGAAACAGGTTGTTGTCCTGAAACAACATCGTCATTGGCCGCGCTCCGGGGTCCGCATCCGTAATCTCGCGTTCCTGCCAGAACAGACGCCCTTGCGCCAAAGGTACAAATCCACAAAGCGCCCCCAGCAATGTGGATTTTCCCGCCCCTGAGGGACCGATCACTGCATATTTGCGCCCCTGCTCCAGCGTCATATCCGCCGTCATGCGAAACGCGCCCAGCACAATTTCAAATCCTTCAAGCCGCAGCATAACGTCTCCCCATGGCATCACAGACCCAGAAGATGCCCAACGCCATTACCAATAAAACCAATGCCGCACCCGCTGCCGCTTCCATCCGGTAGGCCCCCATCAAACGATACATCTGCAAGGGCAAGGTTGCGCGTTCAGTATCTGCAAACAAGGCGATCACACCAAGGTCCCCCATCGACAACGCCCCCGTCAAACCTGCCGCAAACCCCAGTTGCGGGGCCAGTCGCGGCAGGATCACCCAGCGCCACAAGGGCCAGCCACGCAGACCCAAACCCGCGCTAAGACGGCCAAAATCCATCACCGTATCCCGCAGACGCGGCACGATAATGCGCAGACAAAACGGCAAGGCCATCAAGGCATTGACCAGCGCCGTCACCGGCAGGGCCAGATCCGCAGGGTTCATCACCGGATTGATCACGATAAACCATCCCGTCCCAATCATCAGCGGCGAGGCAGACAGCCCCAGCAGGCCAATCGCCTCAACCCCGCCCGCCCGTTTCGACGCGATCCACCCGGCCATCGGCAACGCCAGAAGCGTCAGGACCAGCACACTGATCAAGGCCACAGACAACGACGATCCCGCCGCAGTCCAGACCGTCATCGGCATCTGCATCACACCCATCGCTCCGCGCAGCACAACAGCAATCAGCGGCAGCACCAGAAACCCGGCACCCAGTGCGATCACCGCCAGATCCAGCACCGCCTGCACCCCACCCCGCGCATCCCAGCGTTGCTGTGGCCGATCCTGCCCGCCACCAATCGACATCACCGGAATGATCCATAGCGCCAGCAGCGCAGCCCCCCCTGCCACGACCAACTGCACAACAGACAGCAAGGCCGCACGGCTCAGATCAAAGTCAAACCGGAACGCCTGATAGATTGCCAGTTCCAGCGTTGTCGCCTTCGGCCCGCCACCCAGTGTCAGCGCCACCGCGAAGCTGGTCAGGCAAATTACAAATATCAACGCCGCCACTCCCGGCACGATCTGGCGCAGCAGCGGCACTTCGATCACCCGAAACATCGCCCACGGCGTCAGGCGCAGTTGCGCGGCCAGCCGAAACCGTTCCGCTGGCACAGTCTGCCACCCTTGCAGCAACAGCCGTGTCGCCAACGGGAGGTTAAAAAACACATGCGCCAGCACAACGCCGTGTAATCCGTAGATCGACACCGGCGGCAGACTGAGCTGCGTCAGCACAGCGTTCAGCCAGCCGCTTCTGCCGAAAATGGTTAGCAAACCAAGGACCGCCACAATGACAGGCAAAATAAACGGCGCACCCAAAAGCGTGACCAGAATAGCGCGCCCAACAAACCGTCGTCGCGCTAGGGCACGCGCCAACGGCACCGCCAGAACCACCGAGAGTATCGCAGATAAAAACGCCTGCCAAACCGTGAAGCGCAACGCGCTCCAATCAGAGACGGCGAGCCCCGCACCCGCCTCTGCCCGCGACATCACGGCTACGAGCGCGCCAAGGATCAACACAACAACCAAAGCCGCTGCGCTGATCCCCGATTTTGTACTTACTGCGAGAGCGCGGAAAGCCATTCGGCCAATGCCTCATCGCGCAATGCAGGCACTTTATCCGCTTCGATCAGACGGGCGTTTTCGGGTGTGACCAATTCCTCGAACCCTGTGGCCAAACCACCCGATGGCATCACCGCCGGATACATCCAGTTGGTTGTCGGCAGGATCGTCTGCGCCGCATCCGACACCATAAATTGCATGAACTCTGCCGCCAGCTCCGGCTGGTCCGATCCGGCCAGACGCCCGACAACCTCGATCTGCATATAATGACCCTCATCAAAGATCGCCGCCGCTTTGGTTTCATCCTCTTCCGCGATGATGTGATAGGCAGGTGAAGTCGTATAGGACAGCACCATATCCGCCTCACCCTCAAGGAACAGACCGTAAGCCTCTGACCAGCCTTTGGTCACGGTCACAACGTTATCCGCCAGTGCTTCCCAAATCGCCGGGGCCTCATCGCCGTATACATCCTTGACCCACATCAGCAGGCCCAGACCCGGCGTTGATGACCGCGGGTCCTGAATTACGATTTTCAAATCGCTCTCGCCCAGCGCCTTGAAGTTTGCCGGAGCCTCCAGATCCTTGTTGTGGACAAAGGCAAAATAGCCCCAGTCATAAGGCGCAAATGTCGTGTCGGCCCAATCCACCGGCAGGGCATAATCGGCCGTGACTTCCGTTGTGGCAAACAGCTCCGTTTCCTTGGCCGCCGCGATCAGGCTGGTGTCCAGCCCCAGCACCAGATCCGCATCCGTGCGTGCGCCCTCCAGCTTGAGCCGCGCCAGCAAGGCTGCGCCATCGCCATTGCCGACAAATTTCAAATCACAGCCACAGGTTTCCTCAAACGCCTTTTCGATCTGTGGGCCGGGGCCCCAGTCAGCGACAAAGCTGTCGTAGGTGTAAACAACAAGTTCAGGTGTATCCGCAGCGGCTGCTGTCGCGGCGATCAGTGTTGTAGCAGCAAGTGTAAGAGCCTTCATGGCATCCTCCAAAATGCGGCGATGAGAAGTATTGGAAATTGCCAAAACCTTCCCTCCGCCGGTGTTAACCGGTTCAGGTTCGACGGGTCAGCTTGCGCTATCTCAGCTAGGCGTTTTCGGAACTCAAAAATCATCTTGTATTTGGAAGCACACCGTCTTGGTGGGCATCCAGATGCATCTAAGTCCAAAGGCGCGTTAGCTCCCCGAGGTAGGGGAAAGAGATAGGTGGATGAGGATTGGTTGGCAAGTGGGGAAGGCAAAGTGAGGGGGGTTAGCGACATGGCCGGCGCGAATATCTGCATCGAGCCCCTAGGTAGCTATTCAACACGCGATGGAACCAATGATTGACGTGCCAAAAACAGAAGCTACATTTGAAAATTAGATGATTTGAGATGAGGCCAGATTTGCGAACTTATCCTATCCCCTTCAACGAGGAAGCCCGGCTTCGGGCAGTGTTTTCAGTTCCCGGCCTACGTGAGGAAAATACTAAAGTCTTTGATGCGATTTGTGAGGCAACAAGGCATCTTCTCGACTGTCCGATCGCTCATATCAGTGTCGTCGAGGATGATACACAATGGTACAAATCCGTGGTGGGCATCGAACTCAGCCGGATGCCAAAAAACAACAGCTTTTGCGCCCATACGATTATGTCTGGCGAACCGATGATTGTGCCGGACCTAAGCAAAGACCCTCGATTTGAAGCCCACCCCATGGTTGCCGAGGGAGGACCAGGCGCACGTTATTATGCCGGAGTGCCACTGGTCCTTTCTTCAGGTCAACGTTTTGGAAGCCTGTGTGGCCTCGATCTGGTGCCCCATGAAGCGCCGTCCGATCAGGCCATAACTATTCTTACTGACTTGGGAAAAGCTGTCGTCGCAGCATTGGAAGGTGCGCCGCCAAGTTTTGCCGATACGGGGGAAGATGTAACTGGAAAGACGACCTTTATTACCTTGGTAGGACATGAACTGCGAACACCGCTTACGATCCTTTTTGGTAGTATCAAGTTGCTTGAAGCAACGGCAGAAGGTGGCGTCAACAAGTTGGTACTAAGCTCAGCACGCAAGTCGGCCAAGCATCTGATCGACCTCGTTGAAACGATTATCACCTATAGTGATGTCTCAACAGGTGAATTGAGGCTAAACGAGCAAGCCTGCAAATTGAACGAGTTGCTAGACGATACTGCTGGGTTGATACTACCGAACGCGGATGGCGTTTTGAAGTCAGCTTCTGTTGATAGCAATTCGGTTGACATTCCCCTCTACGTTGATGCCGATCAAATCAAACTCGCTCTGAACGCCCTGCTTCTCAATGCAATAAACCACGGCGGCGAAAATATTACTCTCAAAGGCAACATAGACGCGTCCGACAACATTGAGATTTCAATCACTGATGATGGCAAACTGGACGAGAAAGTGGAACTAGCAGCGCTTTATGAACCTTTTGTTGTCGGTGGAAACATTGAAAATAGGAGTACGCGAGGTGGGTTAGGTCTGGGGCTGCCATTAACCCGAAAACTGGTAGAGCTTCATGGAGGCGAATTCGAGGTGATAGCCGCCGACAATCACACGTCTGCTGTGATCCGCTTACCAGCTTGGCGCATGAAGGCTGATCAATTGAAATAATTGAAATAGTTGAAGGTTTTCGTCAATGGTTCAGGTGATAGTCCTTCAAACGACTTAATCG
This DNA window, taken from Sulfitobacter pacificus, encodes the following:
- a CDS encoding thiamine/thiamine pyrophosphate ABC transporter permease ThiP, translating into MAFRALAVSTKSGISAAALVVVLILGALVAVMSRAEAGAGLAVSDWSALRFTVWQAFLSAILSVVLAVPLARALARRRFVGRAILVTLLGAPFILPVIVAVLGLLTIFGRSGWLNAVLTQLSLPPVSIYGLHGVVLAHVFFNLPLATRLLLQGWQTVPAERFRLAAQLRLTPWAMFRVIEVPLLRQIVPGVAALIFVICLTSFAVALTLGGGPKATTLELAIYQAFRFDFDLSRAALLSVVQLVVAGGAALLALWIIPVMSIGGGQDRPQQRWDARGGVQAVLDLAVIALGAGFLVLPLIAVVLRGAMGVMQMPMTVWTAAGSSLSVALISVLVLTLLALPMAGWIASKRAGGVEAIGLLGLSASPLMIGTGWFIVINPVMNPADLALPVTALVNALMALPFCLRIIVPRLRDTVMDFGRLSAGLGLRGWPLWRWVILPRLAPQLGFAAGLTGALSMGDLGVIALFADTERATLPLQMYRLMGAYRMEAAAGAALVLLVMALGIFWVCDAMGRRYAAA
- the thiB gene encoding thiamine ABC transporter substrate binding subunit, with translation MKALTLAATTLIAATAAAADTPELVVYTYDSFVADWGPGPQIEKAFEETCGCDLKFVGNGDGAALLARLKLEGARTDADLVLGLDTSLIAAAKETELFATTEVTADYALPVDWADTTFAPYDWGYFAFVHNKDLEAPANFKALGESDLKIVIQDPRSSTPGLGLLMWVKDVYGDEAPAIWEALADNVVTVTKGWSEAYGLFLEGEADMVLSYTTSPAYHIIAEEDETKAAAIFDEGHYMQIEVVGRLAGSDQPELAAEFMQFMVSDAAQTILPTTNWMYPAVMPSGGLATGFEELVTPENARLIEADKVPALRDEALAEWLSALSQ
- a CDS encoding GAF domain-containing sensor histidine kinase — translated: MRPDLRTYPIPFNEEARLRAVFSVPGLREENTKVFDAICEATRHLLDCPIAHISVVEDDTQWYKSVVGIELSRMPKNNSFCAHTIMSGEPMIVPDLSKDPRFEAHPMVAEGGPGARYYAGVPLVLSSGQRFGSLCGLDLVPHEAPSDQAITILTDLGKAVVAALEGAPPSFADTGEDVTGKTTFITLVGHELRTPLTILFGSIKLLEATAEGGVNKLVLSSARKSAKHLIDLVETIITYSDVSTGELRLNEQACKLNELLDDTAGLILPNADGVLKSASVDSNSVDIPLYVDADQIKLALNALLLNAINHGGENITLKGNIDASDNIEISITDDGKLDEKVELAALYEPFVVGGNIENRSTRGGLGLGLPLTRKLVELHGGEFEVIAADNHTSAVIRLPAWRMKADQLK
- a CDS encoding thiamine ABC transporter ATP-binding protein gives rise to the protein MLRLEGFEIVLGAFRMTADMTLEQGRKYAVIGPSGAGKSTLLGALCGFVPLAQGRLFWQEREITDADPGARPMTMLFQDNNLFPHLTVTQNVGLGIRPDLRLNAQGQTRVAQALTRVGLADQADKKPGALSGGQQSRAALARVLVQARPWVLLDEPFAALGPALRNEMLDLVQDLVAETGAGLIMVTHAPEDVRRIADEVVFVSAGQAEAPKPAVELMENPPPELRAYLG